A DNA window from Drosophila biarmipes strain raj3 chromosome 2R, RU_DBia_V1.1, whole genome shotgun sequence contains the following coding sequences:
- the LOC108036413 gene encoding uncharacterized protein LOC108036413, with translation MNEVYNKIQSNEFSTPNSDTNINTDRFAFEEPAAMLPIKDTSKASEEPRVLRRSQRIKDKMEKKKIKAMMSYLQNTKDPLKSKTSRSTRRVTTTKRKCKSVKLVPKYFECVSINGRLYRLKDLTDAMKKVSIMQRLQHKPPKKNLGTARPLKPGRPKKTTNNSMVLDPLEADENTLGTTRARRPGRPKKKRNNSMVGDLEESDEKKEMAEKNANLNRKRYGQRDTLKDVEYKPPRSYRVGKSQKDSTATNEKPELRRSERIKNQKERLLALPEKAELENLGKRRPESSRPNKQDTKLNEISGNMAVGIAIQKKQQKQKRQNRRKILGTAGRPQLGKSKKNSGNNKAEDSQDVVPTLRDSKVVDWKKIGIQKVVHEPPIVLRSSARIAEIKRRKELESNLKKSEEESKPRKVPKPRTQEPPENLGLLTCFKCKNPIVPKPFSTTYMECAEINGRLYKLGDLSEDMSVGCSFRKKQKKSQQQKSRRLLGTKGPSRAAEIEKPLPKDLKRLNGKHR, from the coding sequence ATGAACGAAGTATACAACAAAATACAAAGCAATGAGTTTTCAACACCAAATTCAGacacaaatataaatacagATAGATTCGCGTTTGAAGAGCCTGCTGCAATGCTCCCCATTAAAGATACCTCGAAAGCTAGTGAAGAACCGCGAGTTCTTCGTAGAAGCCAAAGGATTAAGgacaaaatggaaaaaaagaaGATAAAAGCCATGATGAGCTATTTGCAGAATACCAAGGATCCCCTCAAATCTAAGACTAGTAGATCCACAAGGCGTGTAACAACTACCAAGCGCAAGTGCAAATCTGTAAAGTTGGTCCCAAAGTACTTTGAATGCGTAAGTATAAATGGAAGGCTTTACAGACTGAAAGATCTGACCGATGCCATGAAAAAGGTCAGTATTATGCAGAGGCTACAGCATAAGCCGCCTAAAAAGAACCTAGGAACTGCCAGACCTCTTAAACCAGGACGTCCCAAGAAAACTACGAACAACTCTATGGTTTTAGATCCTTTAGAAGCTGATGAGAATACCTTGGGAACTACTAGAGCTCGTAGACCAGGACGTCCCAAGAAGAAAAGGAACAACTCGATGGTTGGAGATCTAGAAGAATCTGATGAGAAGAAAGAAATGGCCGAAAAGAACGCCAACTTAAATAGAAAGCGTTATGGACAAAGGGATACATTGAAGGACGTGGAATACAAGCCTCCCAGATCCTATCGAGTTGGAAAATCCCAGAAGGATTCTACGGCGACGAATGAAAAACCAGAACTTCGTCGCTCTGAGCgcataaaaaatcaaaaggaAAGACTTTTGGCGTTGCCAGAGAAAGCAGAACTTGAGAATCTAGGGAAGCGTAGACCTGAAAGCAGTCGACCCAACAAACAGGATACTAAACTAAATGAAATTTCCGGCAACATGGCTGTGGGTATTGCTATTCAAAAGAAGCAGCAAAAACAGAAACGCCAAAATAGACGCAAAATATTGGGCACAGCAGGACGACCTCAATTAGGGAAATCTAAGAAGAATTCGGGAAACAACAAGGCTGAAGATTCACAAGATGTAGTACCAACATTAAGAGATTCAAAAGTAGTTGATTGGAAAAAAATAGGGATTCAGAAAGTGGTTCACGAACCTCCAATAGTATTACGTAGTAGTGCGCGGATTGCAGAAATCAAACGCAGAAAAGAATTAgaaagcaatttaaaaaagagtgAAGAAGAATCAAAGCCGAGAAAGGTGCCCAAACCCAGAACCCAGGAGCCACCTGAGAACCTGGGACTTCTGACATGTTTCAAATGCAAAAACCCTATTGTTCCCAAACCATTTTCGACTACGTACATGGAGTGTGCCGAAATAAACGGAAgactttataagcttggagATCTTTCAGAGGATATGAGTGTGGGTTGTTCTTTCCGGAAGAAACAGAAAAAGTCGCAGCAGCAAAAGAGTCGTAGGCTATTGGGAACGAAGGGACCTAGTAGAGCAGCAGAAATTGAGAAACCCCTACCCAAGGATCTCAAGAGACTTAATGGGAAACACAGATAA